The Deinococcus sonorensis KR-87 genome includes a window with the following:
- a CDS encoding class I SAM-dependent DNA methyltransferase: MQHVPFSALATVYDAIMADIEYDDWADFVLNYARDQQVPVTRVLDLACGTGAMTAEFDRRGLNVTGLDGSAEMLAVARARLPQLGFVQADLRDFELGMRFDLITCVFDSLNNLTEPADLGRALARMRAHLKPGGLLAFDVNTRLGVRELWDGEAIEGVAPLAEGREVHYHWSHHYDAASELGTVQAFCRVVDDSGEAQEFVELHTERGYDPSDLAPLLEAAGFASWEALEYPDYAEPWPETPRIWVFARAEPS; this comes from the coding sequence GTGCAACACGTTCCCTTCTCGGCGCTGGCCACCGTCTATGACGCGATCATGGCCGACATCGAATACGACGACTGGGCCGACTTTGTCCTGAATTACGCCCGTGACCAGCAGGTGCCGGTGACGCGGGTGCTGGACCTGGCCTGCGGCACCGGAGCCATGACCGCCGAGTTCGACCGGCGCGGCCTGAACGTCACTGGCCTGGACGGCAGCGCCGAGATGCTGGCGGTGGCGCGCGCCCGGCTGCCACAGCTGGGCTTTGTGCAGGCGGACCTGCGCGACTTCGAGCTGGGGATGCGCTTCGATCTGATCACCTGCGTCTTCGACAGCCTCAACAACCTGACCGAGCCGGCCGATCTGGGCCGGGCCCTGGCGCGCATGCGGGCCCACCTGAAGCCGGGCGGCCTGCTGGCCTTTGACGTGAACACCCGCCTCGGGGTGCGCGAGTTGTGGGACGGCGAGGCCATCGAGGGCGTGGCCCCGCTGGCGGAGGGCCGCGAGGTGCACTACCACTGGTCGCACCACTACGACGCGGCCAGCGAGCTCGGCACCGTGCAGGCCTTCTGCCGGGTGGTGGACGACAGTGGCGAGGCGCAGGAGTTCGTGGAACTGCACACCGAGCGTGGCTATGACCCGTCAGATCTGGCCCCGCTGCTGGAGGCGGCCGGCTTCGCCTCCTGGGAGGCGCTGGAGTACCCGGACTACGCCGAGCCGTGGCCCGAAACCCCGCGCATCTGGGTGTTTGCCCGGGCCGAGCCCTCATGA
- a CDS encoding metallophosphoesterase has translation MPDLTRRQLIRRAVFGLGGAGLLGGGMATAQAYAPAQLNVHVAPLAGLQAPLQVALLTDLHYGPYIHTAQVRGWVERTRSARPDLILLAGDLLDERMRGPADLLLAELGRLSAPLGVYAVWGNHDYGYFGRYGNARRGPANPDWARERTRLQAQLAEAGIRVLTNQGVSVRPDLYVAGVDDLSWGEPAVGAALQAAPAGSATLLMTHNPDLLPQLPAGLGLTVCGHTHGGQVRFPLIGAPVVPSRYGQRFAQGWIHDPVRAFVSRGLGVSGLPVRNLCPSEVVLLKLQPTHA, from the coding sequence GTGCCTGACCTGACCCGCCGCCAGCTGATCCGCCGCGCCGTCTTCGGCCTGGGTGGGGCCGGCCTGCTGGGGGGCGGCATGGCCACCGCCCAGGCCTACGCGCCGGCGCAGCTGAATGTCCACGTGGCGCCGCTCGCGGGCCTGCAGGCCCCGCTGCAGGTCGCGCTGCTCACCGACCTGCACTACGGGCCGTACATTCACACGGCGCAGGTGCGCGGCTGGGTGGAGCGCACCCGGTCGGCTCGCCCGGACCTGATTCTGCTGGCGGGTGACCTGCTGGACGAGCGGATGCGCGGACCCGCCGACCTGCTGCTGGCCGAACTGGGCCGGCTGTCCGCGCCGCTGGGCGTATACGCGGTGTGGGGCAACCACGACTACGGGTATTTCGGGCGCTACGGCAACGCCCGGCGCGGGCCGGCCAACCCCGACTGGGCGCGGGAGCGGACCCGGCTGCAGGCCCAGCTGGCCGAGGCCGGCATCCGGGTGCTGACCAACCAGGGCGTGTCGGTGCGGCCGGACCTGTATGTGGCCGGGGTGGACGATCTGTCGTGGGGCGAGCCGGCGGTGGGGGCGGCGCTGCAGGCGGCCCCGGCCGGCAGCGCCACCCTGCTGATGACTCACAACCCGGACCTGCTGCCGCAGCTGCCCGCCGGGCTGGGCCTGACCGTCTGCGGCCACACCCACGGCGGACAGGTGCGCTTTCCGCTGATCGGCGCGCCGGTGGTGCCGAGCCGCTACGGCCAGCGCTTCGCCCAGGGCTGGATTCATGATCCGGTGCGGGCCTTCGTGTCGCGCGGGCTTGGCGTGTCGGGGCTGCCGGTCCGCAACCTCTGCCCGTCCGAGGTGGTATTGCTCAAGCTGCAGCCAACACACGCCTGA
- a CDS encoding bifunctional nicotinamide-nucleotide adenylyltransferase/Nudix hydroxylase, which produces MIPSLPTRPRRKRTFGVYIGRFEPPHLAHLAVMQEALQDVQKLIVVLGSARSARSTKNPFTAEERQELISDMLHEAGVARSRVLFAQVRDYYYNESLWLSEVQSGVAAHVRGSSDVALIGHYKDESSYYLRSFPAWEFLPTHVVSPLSATGVRRAYFEDELEATREMLPPSVDRFLSAFRQTPEFAALQAEYRYLKQYRAAWASAPYAPIFVTTDAVITRSGHVLLVRRAGQPGQGRLAMPGGFLEPSETLLTSCLREVHEETGLSPATLEGRLRAQAVFDYPDRSLRGRTVTHAFHFELGLGQLPTLNAGTDAADAFWMPLSEALAQPEAFFEDHHAIIEHFVLKG; this is translated from the coding sequence ATGATTCCCTCTCTCCCGACCCGCCCGCGCCGCAAGCGCACCTTCGGTGTCTACATCGGCCGCTTCGAGCCGCCGCATCTCGCTCACCTTGCCGTGATGCAGGAAGCGCTGCAGGACGTGCAGAAGCTGATCGTGGTGCTGGGCAGTGCCCGCTCCGCCCGCAGCACCAAGAACCCCTTCACGGCGGAGGAACGCCAGGAGCTGATCTCGGACATGCTGCACGAGGCGGGCGTGGCGCGCAGCCGGGTGCTGTTCGCCCAGGTGCGCGACTACTACTACAACGAGTCTCTGTGGCTCTCCGAGGTGCAGAGCGGCGTGGCCGCCCACGTGCGCGGCAGCAGCGACGTGGCACTGATCGGCCACTATAAGGACGAGAGCAGCTACTACCTGCGCTCGTTTCCCGCCTGGGAATTTCTGCCCACCCACGTGGTCAGCCCGCTCTCGGCCACCGGGGTGCGCCGCGCCTACTTTGAAGATGAGCTGGAAGCGACGCGGGAGATGCTGCCGCCCAGCGTGGACCGCTTCCTGAGCGCGTTCCGCCAGACGCCGGAATTCGCCGCGCTCCAGGCCGAGTACCGCTACCTCAAGCAGTACCGGGCCGCCTGGGCCAGCGCCCCCTACGCCCCCATCTTCGTCACCACCGATGCGGTGATCACCCGCAGCGGCCACGTGCTGCTGGTGCGGCGGGCCGGTCAGCCGGGTCAGGGGCGGCTGGCGATGCCCGGCGGCTTTCTGGAGCCCAGCGAGACGCTGCTGACCAGCTGCCTGCGCGAGGTGCACGAGGAAACCGGCCTCAGCCCCGCCACGCTGGAAGGCCGGCTGCGCGCCCAGGCGGTCTTTGATTACCCGGACCGTTCGCTGCGCGGCCGCACCGTGACGCACGCCTTCCACTTCGAGCTGGGGTTGGGCCAGCTGCCGACCCTGAATGCCGGCACCGACGCCGCCGACGCCTTCTGGATGCCGCTCAGCGAGGCGCTGGCGCAACCGGAAGCCTTCTTCGAGGACCATCACGCCATCATCGAACACTTCGTGTTGAAGGGATAA
- a CDS encoding M48 family metalloprotease codes for MTDQMQPQTVLEQAWQRVADRESERLRDLFVTQEAPVQPARAVLAQVLSVLVLVVFGLLTLLGVWFALIVVGRGHANVLARLMAFMVAAPLLTFAWIAWPRVNRLDGLELTPQDTPELHTLVRRVSQDMGVDRPVRVVLNADMNAFMGMHGWRRQPTLGLGLGLWYALRPQERVAVIAHELAHLKNGDPTRQGAVWAALRVLSSAVDGLWPDPLMEAQAGLIALTAMMITKAVALLPWGLLQLLLGLVGADQQAAEYRADLLASRVAGSAPKRAALDKLHLGHLLESALHKQRMMPERPHAFAELQHMFEHLPEAQWERMRARRRQDRLRLDASHPPTADRMQVVEAWPQPGTVMLSAEQSARLDAELAPFVAVLEREALEEHRDRVFG; via the coding sequence ATGACCGACCAGATGCAGCCTCAGACGGTGCTGGAGCAGGCGTGGCAGCGGGTGGCCGACCGCGAATCCGAGCGGCTGCGCGACCTGTTCGTGACGCAGGAGGCTCCGGTGCAGCCGGCGCGCGCTGTGCTGGCCCAGGTGCTGTCGGTGCTGGTGCTGGTGGTGTTCGGGCTGCTGACACTGCTGGGCGTGTGGTTCGCGCTGATTGTTGTCGGCAGGGGCCACGCGAACGTGCTGGCGCGGCTGATGGCCTTTATGGTGGCCGCGCCGCTGCTGACGTTCGCCTGGATTGCCTGGCCGCGGGTGAACCGGCTGGATGGCCTGGAGCTGACCCCGCAGGACACTCCTGAGCTGCACACACTGGTGCGGCGGGTGAGCCAGGACATGGGGGTGGACCGTCCGGTGCGGGTGGTGCTCAACGCGGACATGAACGCCTTCATGGGCATGCACGGGTGGCGGCGTCAACCGACCCTGGGGCTGGGCCTGGGCCTGTGGTACGCCCTGCGGCCACAGGAACGGGTGGCCGTGATCGCCCATGAGCTGGCGCACCTCAAGAACGGCGATCCGACCCGCCAGGGCGCGGTGTGGGCGGCCCTGCGGGTGCTGTCGAGCGCGGTGGACGGGCTGTGGCCCGACCCGCTGATGGAGGCGCAGGCCGGGCTGATCGCGCTGACTGCGATGATGATCACGAAGGCGGTGGCGCTGCTGCCCTGGGGGCTGTTGCAGCTGCTGCTGGGGCTGGTAGGGGCGGACCAGCAGGCGGCCGAGTACCGTGCCGACCTGCTGGCGTCGCGGGTGGCCGGCTCGGCGCCGAAACGGGCCGCGCTGGACAAGCTGCACCTCGGTCACCTGCTGGAGAGCGCATTGCACAAGCAGCGGATGATGCCGGAGCGGCCGCACGCCTTTGCCGAACTGCAGCACATGTTCGAGCACCTGCCGGAAGCGCAGTGGGAGAGGATGCGGGCAAGGCGGCGGCAGGACCGGCTGCGACTGGACGCCTCCCACCCGCCCACCGCCGACCGGATGCAGGTGGTGGAGGCGTGGCCGCAGCCGGGAACCGTGATGCTGTCGGCCGAGCAGTCCGCCCGGCTGGACGCCGAGCTCGCGCCATTTGTTGCGGTGCTGGAGCGGGAGGCCCTGGAGGAGCACCGCGACCGGGTGTTCGGCTGA
- a CDS encoding amidohydrolase — protein MTAAALTVILADVQTLDPAQPRAEAVLVGGGRVLAVGDHTEMRALAPQATTLDHRDRLLTPGLCDAHTHLVSYGFSLSQLNLHGVSSVPEVQRRLEERCATVPAGQWVVGGGFLLSQLGLDGYPDAALLDRVSPHHPVLLYSRDLHLAWANSLALRLAGVHEDTPDPEGGQVVRPLGTLLEHATGLVARAIPAPDWQGTLEAAQRGAADLRSRGFVSTHTMAYESPESPRALATLAHQGELPLRVWACLPHDRLTLARELGLGPGSGGRFEFGGVKFFADGALGSRTAWLHAPGFADGSGTGIALDSPELIRELGREALQLGFTPVTHAIGDRANTELLNAYDDLRTLAAQRGLRLRVEHAQHLRPEDIARFEGLTASVQPIHLQADGQMIRTLLPHLEAGSYPFRRLQDAGALLAFGSDAPVAAPDVQATFRAATTRLADDGLPLAADEALTPGEVLHAYTRSPALAVGWHDEGHIVPGARAAFTLWDTLGGQAEALVLDGGR, from the coding sequence ATGACCGCTGCAGCCCTGACCGTGATTCTGGCCGACGTGCAGACCCTGGACCCCGCCCAGCCGCGTGCCGAGGCGGTGCTGGTGGGCGGCGGGCGGGTGCTGGCGGTGGGCGATCACACCGAGATGCGGGCGCTGGCCCCCCAGGCGACCACCCTGGACCACCGGGACCGCCTGCTCACCCCCGGCCTGTGCGACGCCCACACCCATCTGGTGAGCTACGGCTTTTCGCTATCGCAGCTGAACCTGCACGGGGTGAGCAGCGTGCCGGAGGTGCAGCGGCGGCTGGAGGAACGTTGCGCGACGGTGCCGGCGGGGCAGTGGGTGGTGGGCGGCGGCTTTCTGCTGTCCCAGCTGGGGCTGGACGGATACCCGGACGCGGCGCTGCTGGACCGGGTCAGCCCGCACCACCCGGTGCTCCTGTACTCCCGCGACCTGCATCTGGCCTGGGCCAACTCGCTGGCGCTGCGGCTGGCCGGGGTCCACGAGGACACGCCGGACCCGGAGGGTGGGCAGGTGGTGCGGCCGCTCGGCACGCTGCTGGAGCACGCCACCGGGCTGGTGGCGCGCGCCATTCCGGCGCCCGACTGGCAGGGCACGCTGGAGGCGGCGCAGCGTGGCGCGGCCGACCTGCGCTCCCGGGGCTTCGTGAGCACCCACACCATGGCCTACGAGTCGCCTGAGTCGCCCCGGGCGCTGGCCACCCTGGCGCACCAGGGCGAGCTGCCGCTGCGGGTGTGGGCCTGCCTGCCGCATGACCGGCTGACGCTGGCCCGCGAGCTGGGCCTGGGGCCCGGCAGCGGCGGGCGCTTCGAGTTCGGAGGGGTCAAGTTCTTCGCGGACGGGGCGCTGGGCAGCCGCACCGCCTGGCTGCACGCGCCGGGTTTTGCCGACGGCAGCGGCACCGGCATCGCCCTGGATTCGCCGGAGCTGATCCGCGAGCTGGGCCGGGAGGCGCTGCAGCTGGGCTTCACGCCGGTCACGCACGCCATCGGGGACCGGGCCAACACCGAGCTGCTGAACGCCTACGACGACCTGAGAACGCTGGCGGCCCAACGGGGCCTGCGGCTGCGGGTGGAACACGCCCAGCACCTGCGCCCCGAGGACATCGCGCGCTTCGAGGGGCTGACCGCCAGCGTGCAGCCGATTCACCTGCAGGCCGACGGCCAGATGATCCGCACGCTGCTGCCGCACCTGGAGGCCGGCAGCTATCCGTTCCGGCGGCTGCAGGACGCGGGCGCGCTGCTGGCCTTCGGTTCCGACGCGCCGGTGGCCGCGCCGGACGTGCAGGCCACCTTCCGGGCCGCCACCACCCGCCTTGCAGACGACGGCCTGCCGCTGGCTGCAGACGAGGCGCTCACGCCGGGCGAGGTGCTGCACGCCTACACCCGGAGTCCGGCCCTGGCGGTGGGCTGGCACGACGAGGGCCACATCGTGCCGGGCGCGCGGGCGGCCTTCACCCTCTGGGACACGCTGGGCGGTCAGGCGGAGGCGCTGGTACTGGACGGCGGGCGGTAA
- a CDS encoding NAD(P)H-dependent glycerol-3-phosphate dehydrogenase, giving the protein MTVCVLGAGGWGTALAAMLGQHGQPSVLWARRPEVATRLQQERENRDYLPGVPLPAAVGVTADLTAATAGQDWALLMVPSVGIPELLTALPRTLGVVLCAKGLAPDGDRLTTLAARLGFGRVAVLSGPNHAEEIGRGLPAATVVASADAGFAAGVQAALMTPSFRVYTSGDVAGVELGGVLKNVIALAAGLIDGLALGDNAKAAIITRGLLEMGRYLSSQGADAATVYGLSGLGDLVATAGSLHSRNRAAGEAIARGQSPAQGGKVVEGIRTAGLLEHWATEHGQDLPIVRAVAQVVSGELTPQQGVADLMGRRGRAE; this is encoded by the coding sequence ATGACCGTGTGCGTGCTGGGCGCTGGCGGCTGGGGCACCGCCCTGGCCGCGATGCTGGGCCAGCACGGCCAGCCGAGCGTGCTGTGGGCGCGGCGGCCAGAGGTGGCCACCCGACTCCAGCAGGAGCGCGAGAACCGCGACTACCTGCCGGGCGTGCCGCTGCCCGCAGCGGTGGGCGTGACGGCCGACCTGACCGCCGCCACCGCCGGCCAGGACTGGGCGCTGCTGATGGTGCCGAGCGTGGGCATTCCGGAGCTGCTCACGGCGCTGCCGCGCACGCTGGGGGTGGTGCTGTGCGCCAAGGGGCTGGCCCCGGACGGCGACCGGCTCACCACCCTGGCGGCCCGGCTGGGCTTCGGGCGGGTCGCGGTGCTCAGCGGCCCCAACCACGCCGAGGAGATTGGGCGGGGGCTGCCGGCGGCGACGGTGGTGGCGAGCGCCGACGCCGGTTTTGCGGCCGGAGTGCAGGCGGCCCTGATGACCCCCAGTTTCCGGGTCTACACCTCCGGCGACGTGGCGGGCGTGGAACTGGGCGGGGTGCTCAAGAACGTGATCGCGCTGGCCGCGGGCCTGATCGACGGCCTCGCGCTGGGCGACAACGCCAAGGCAGCCATCATCACGCGCGGGCTGCTGGAGATGGGACGCTACCTCAGTTCGCAGGGGGCGGACGCCGCCACCGTGTACGGCCTGTCCGGTCTGGGCGACCTGGTGGCCACCGCCGGCAGCCTGCACTCGCGCAACCGGGCGGCGGGCGAGGCCATCGCACGCGGCCAGAGCCCGGCCCAGGGCGGCAAGGTGGTGGAGGGCATCCGCACGGCGGGGCTGCTGGAGCACTGGGCCACCGAACACGGCCAGGACCTGCCGATCGTGCGGGCGGTGGCGCAGGTGGTGTCGGGGGAGCTGACGCCGCAGCAGGGGGTGGCCGACCTGATGGGGCGGCGCGGCCGGGCGGAATAG
- a CDS encoding metallophosphoesterase: MSASLTHRATRTLFTLLGGTLLYALSGAYRFRVSREAVPLRGLTTPLRVVQLSDLHYGNFIGARTVRRWVDAVLQEQPELIVITGDFLDSGMGLRRKDQLLRELARLSAPLGVYAVYGNHDWTSLNTQAARASFARRLEEVGIQVINNAGVQLRPDLYLAGTDDWWFGNQDTAAMMAGYQGGAALLLSHNPDFLPNVPPQISLTLCGHTHGGQVQLPLLGAVKRASLYGTRFLEGWVNTAPAQPSAADGSIPRTPPRTIRGYISHGLGVTGVPLRLACPAELTVFDFGLS, translated from the coding sequence ATGTCTGCCTCCCTGACCCACCGCGCCACCCGGACCCTCTTCACCCTGCTGGGCGGCACCCTGCTGTACGCCCTCTCCGGGGCCTACCGCTTCCGGGTGTCCCGCGAGGCGGTGCCGCTGCGCGGCCTGACCACCCCGCTCCGGGTGGTGCAGCTCAGCGACCTGCACTACGGCAATTTCATCGGGGCCAGAACGGTGCGGCGCTGGGTGGACGCCGTGCTGCAGGAACAGCCGGAGCTGATCGTGATCACCGGGGACTTTCTGGACAGCGGCATGGGCCTGCGCCGCAAGGACCAGCTGCTGCGGGAACTCGCCCGCCTGTCGGCCCCGCTGGGCGTGTATGCGGTGTACGGCAACCACGACTGGACCAGCCTGAACACCCAGGCGGCCCGCGCCAGCTTTGCCCGGCGGCTGGAGGAGGTGGGTATCCAGGTGATCAACAACGCTGGAGTTCAGCTGCGCCCGGACCTGTATCTGGCCGGCACCGACGACTGGTGGTTCGGCAACCAGGACACGGCGGCCATGATGGCCGGGTATCAGGGCGGGGCAGCGCTGCTGCTCAGCCACAACCCGGACTTCCTGCCGAACGTGCCGCCGCAGATCTCGCTGACCCTGTGCGGCCACACCCACGGCGGGCAGGTGCAGTTGCCGTTGCTGGGGGCCGTCAAGCGGGCCAGCCTGTACGGCACCCGGTTCCTGGAAGGCTGGGTGAACACTGCCCCCGCCCAGCCGTCTGCCGCAGACGGCAGCATTCCGCGCACCCCGCCGCGCACCATTCGCGGGTACATCTCGCACGGGCTGGGCGTGACGGGCGTGCCGCTGCGGCTCGCCTGCCCGGCCGAGCTGACGGTCTTCGACTTCGGGCTGAGCTGA